Within Amycolatopsis sp. cg5, the genomic segment TCTCGCCGGCGTTGAACTACCACCGCGCGGATGGCGCGACGGCCATGGCGCACCTGCTCAGCCTGCCCGAACCGCCGGACGCGGTGTTCTGCTTCAACGACATGCTCGCCATCGGCGCGCTGCGCACGGCTGCCGAACGCGGCTTCCGGGTCCCCGACGACATCGCGATCGCCGGGTTCGACAACACCGAAGAGAGCGCGTACTCGCTCCCGTCGCTGACCACGATCGCGCCCGACAAAGCGGCCATCGCCCGCGCGGCGGTCGACCTCATCCACCGGCGCTCGGAGCCGGACGCGTTCGAGCCGACCGAGGTGCAGACGCCGTTCGCGCTCCAGGTCAGGGAGAGCACGACCGGGCTCGTCTAGCATCGGGGCGTGAACCACCCGTACCTGCTCGTCGACACCGATGTGGTGGAAGCGCGCGCCCGCGAGTTCGTCGCACTGTTTCCCGGCGCGCAGGTTCGCTACGCGGTCAAGGCGAACCCGGAACCCGCTGTGCTCGACGCGGTGCTCTCCGTGGGCGCCGGGTTCGATGTCGCGGGGCGCGCGGAGATCGAGCTGTGTCTCTCGCGTGGGGCAGATCCCGCGGTGTTGGCGTACGGGAACACGATCAAGAAGCGCGACGACATCGCTTTCGCCTACGCGCGCGGGATCCGTGAGTTCACCTCGGACGCGCTGAGCGACATCGAGAACCTGGCCGAGTGCGCGCCGGATTCGCTGGTGTCGATCCGGCTGTTGCTGGACGCGCCCGACTCCGTGACCCCGTTCGGCCGGAAGTTCGGCTGCGAGCCCGCGGTCGCGCTCGACCTGGCGCGGCGGGCCGTCGCGCTGGGACTGCGCGTCGGCCTGGCGTTCCACGTCGGTTCGCAGCAGCTGGACCCGCGGGCGTGGGAGATCGGGATCGCGACCGCGGCCAAGCTCGCCGCCGACGGCATCCCGCTGGAGCGGCTCAACATCGGCGGCGGCTTCCCGGTGTCCTATCGGGACTCCGCGCCGCCGCTCGCCGACTACGCCGCGGCGATTTCTTCGGCGCTGGCGGCGTATTTCCCGGACGGCCACCCGCCGCTGCTGCTGGAGCCCGGCCGGGTGCTGGTCGCGGACGCCGGGGTGATCCGGACCGAGGTCGTCCTCGTCAAACCCGGCCAGCCGCGCTGGGTCTACCTGGACATCGGCCGCTACAACGGGCTCGCCGAGACCGAGAACGAGGCCATCGTCTATCGCCTGCTGACCGAGCGGGACGGCCCGTCCGGCCCGGTGATCCTCGCCGGTCCGACCTGCGACGGCGACGACGTGCTGTATCAGCGCACGCCCTACGAGCTGCCGCTTTCCTTGCGTGCGGGCGATCTCGTGGAGATTCCCGGTGCCGGTGCGTACACGGCGAGTTACGCGTCGGTCGCGTTCAACGGCATCGAGCCGCTCGCCGTCCGCTGCGTCGGAAGGTTCGCCCATGCATGACGTCGGCCGGTTCGCGGGCCGCCACGTGCTCGCCGAACTCCACGGCATCTCCCCGGCACTGCTCGACGACTCCGACTTCCTGCGGTCGACGCTGGAGGCCGCGGTGACCGAGGCAGGCGCCACCGTCCGCGAGGTGATGGCCCACCGGTTCGCGCCGCAGGGCGTGACCGTGCTCGCGCTGCTGGCCGAGTCGCACGCCTCGGTCCACACCTACCCCGAGATCGGCGCGGTCTTCGTCGACGTCTTCACCTGCGGCGACCGCGCCGACCCCGAACACGCGGTCCGCCTGCTGGCGAAGGCGCTCAACGCGACTTCGGTCGAACTGTCCACTGTGCTGCGAGGAGAATACTGATGCGCCGGATCGCCGAGCCCATGGGCGATGGCCTGACCAGGCTCTGGGAGGTCGACGAGGTCCTCTTCGAGGCGCGGACGCCGTTCCAGGAAGTCCTCATCGGACAGACGTCCCATGGCGTGACCCTGTTCTGTGACAACGAACGCCAGAGCGCGGACGCCAGCCAGCTCGTCTACCACGAGGCGTTGATGGTCCCGTCGATGCTGCTCGCGTCCCAGCTGGACCGGGTGCTCGTCATCGGCTCCAGCGAGGGCGTGGTCTGCGAGATGGCCGTCGCCGCGGGTGCTTCGCACGTCGACCACGTCGACATCGACACCGAGGCGGTCAAGGCCTGCGCCGCTCACTTGCCTTACGGCTACACGACTTCCGCGCTGGAACGCGCCGAGCGCGGCGAAGGCCCGATCCACGTCCACTACGAGGACGGGTTCAAGTTCCTGGCGAACAGCGGCCTGTACGACCTGATCGTCATCGACCTGCCCGACGAGAACACGGACCCCGAGGCGCAGCACAACCGCTTGTACGGCACGGAGTTCCTGCGCGAGTGTGCTTCGCATCTCACCGAAGGCGGCGTGCTGAGCTGCCAGGCGGGCTGCCCGACTTTGTGGCGCAATGAGACTTTGCTCGCGTCGTGGCGCCGGTTCTCCGAGGTCTTCGGCACGGTCTTGTACTACGGCTCCGACGAGCACGAGTGGGCGTTCCTCTCGGGCCGCCTCGACCAGGCCGACGTCGCACTCGAGGATCGGCTGGCCGGGTTCCCGTATCGTCCGTCTACATTAGACGCGTCGGCTCTGCGCGGCGGAACGGTTCCGCCGCATTCTCTGCGAATGGTGCGTCCGTGAGGCTTCCTGTCCTGCTCGTCGTCCTGGCCCTGCTGTTCGGCCTCCCGTGGTGGACGCTCGTGCTCGCGCCCGGCGCGCTGGTGCTGCCGGGCACGATCCTGTTCGTGGCCGCGCTGCTGCTGTTCCCGCTGATGATGTACCTCGGCCACAGCCGCCGCGCCCTCGACTGGGCGGCCCGTATCGGCGACACCATGCTCGGTGTGATCTGGGTGCTGTTCGCCTGGAGCGCGCTCGGCCAGCTGCTGCACATCTTCTTCAGCAGCTCGACGGTGGCTTGGGTCGTGCTGGCGATCTCGGTCGTTCTGGTGCTGTGGGGCAACTTCGAGGCCATGCGGGTCCCGCGCGTCAAGCACGTCGACGTGACCATCTCGCGCCTCGGCGCCGGACTGGAAGGCACCAGGGTCGTCCTCATCTCGGACACCCACCTCGGCCCGCTGAACCGCGCCCGCTGGATGGCGAAGGTGGTCGCGGTCGTCAACGACCTCAAGCCCGACATCGCCATCCACGCCGGTGACATCGCCGACGGCTCGGTCGCCCGCCGCACCCCGCAGGCTGCCCCGCTGGCCGACGTGCGCGCCAGTCTGTCCAAAGTGTACGCGACCGGTAACCACGAGTACTTCGGCGAAGCCCAGTCCTGGCTGGACCACATGGAAACCCTGGGCTGGGAGCCGCTGCACAACCGCCACGTGCTCGTCGAACGCGACGGCGCCCAGCTGGTCATCGCCGGCGTCGACGACCGGACCGCGGCCGCCTCCCGCCTGCCCGGCCACGGCGCGGACCTGCCGCGTGCGCTCTCCGGCGCCGACCCCGCGCTGCCGGTGCTGCTGGTCGCGCACCAGCCCAAGCAGATCTCCGACGCCGTGGCCGCGGGCGTCGACCTGCAGGTGTCCGGGCACACGCACGGCGGCCAGATCTGGCCGTTCCACTACCTGGTCCGCGTCGACCAGCCGTCGGTGCACGGCTTGACCCGGCACAGCGATCGCACCCAGCTGTACACGACGCGCGGCACCGGGTTCTGGGGACCGCCGCTGCGCGTGTTCGCGCCCAGCGAGATCACGGTGTTGACCCTCAAATGCTCGTGAGTGGTACGGCCGGTTCTAACCGGCCAAAACACTCACGACCCCTACGATGGGGCGAGTGAAGATCTTCGCGGGGGTGCTGGCCGGGCTCGGCCTGGTGGCGATGT encodes:
- a CDS encoding type III PLP-dependent enzyme; the encoded protein is MNHPYLLVDTDVVEARAREFVALFPGAQVRYAVKANPEPAVLDAVLSVGAGFDVAGRAEIELCLSRGADPAVLAYGNTIKKRDDIAFAYARGIREFTSDALSDIENLAECAPDSLVSIRLLLDAPDSVTPFGRKFGCEPAVALDLARRAVALGLRVGLAFHVGSQQLDPRAWEIGIATAAKLAADGIPLERLNIGGGFPVSYRDSAPPLADYAAAISSALAAYFPDGHPPLLLEPGRVLVADAGVIRTEVVLVKPGQPRWVYLDIGRYNGLAETENEAIVYRLLTERDGPSGPVILAGPTCDGDDVLYQRTPYELPLSLRAGDLVEIPGAGAYTASYASVAFNGIEPLAVRCVGRFAHA
- a CDS encoding metallophosphoesterase yields the protein MRLPVLLVVLALLFGLPWWTLVLAPGALVLPGTILFVAALLLFPLMMYLGHSRRALDWAARIGDTMLGVIWVLFAWSALGQLLHIFFSSSTVAWVVLAISVVLVLWGNFEAMRVPRVKHVDVTISRLGAGLEGTRVVLISDTHLGPLNRARWMAKVVAVVNDLKPDIAIHAGDIADGSVARRTPQAAPLADVRASLSKVYATGNHEYFGEAQSWLDHMETLGWEPLHNRHVLVERDGAQLVIAGVDDRTAAASRLPGHGADLPRALSGADPALPVLLVAHQPKQISDAVAAGVDLQVSGHTHGGQIWPFHYLVRVDQPSVHGLTRHSDRTQLYTTRGTGFWGPPLRVFAPSEITVLTLKCS
- the speD gene encoding adenosylmethionine decarboxylase; the protein is MHDVGRFAGRHVLAELHGISPALLDDSDFLRSTLEAAVTEAGATVREVMAHRFAPQGVTVLALLAESHASVHTYPEIGAVFVDVFTCGDRADPEHAVRLLAKALNATSVELSTVLRGEY
- a CDS encoding spermidine synthase is translated as MRRIAEPMGDGLTRLWEVDEVLFEARTPFQEVLIGQTSHGVTLFCDNERQSADASQLVYHEALMVPSMLLASQLDRVLVIGSSEGVVCEMAVAAGASHVDHVDIDTEAVKACAAHLPYGYTTSALERAERGEGPIHVHYEDGFKFLANSGLYDLIVIDLPDENTDPEAQHNRLYGTEFLRECASHLTEGGVLSCQAGCPTLWRNETLLASWRRFSEVFGTVLYYGSDEHEWAFLSGRLDQADVALEDRLAGFPYRPSTLDASALRGGTVPPHSLRMVRP